Proteins co-encoded in one Garra rufa chromosome 21, GarRuf1.0, whole genome shotgun sequence genomic window:
- the ptpreb gene encoding protein tyrosine phosphatase receptor type Eb yields MMVLFLVSAALISNSSSHGNLTTESPAPQGSHVLASGLVTSLLLIIFLLLIAYILRFREQRKDLVASVDKKLPNGFLEDQEQTVVLLPRSPSPSKRYFPIPLDSLEEEFRLRMADDGKLFREEFNSLPCGFGCGTFEEASREENREKNRYPNILPYDHSRVLLSHIDGYMGSDYINASYIDGYREKNKFIAAQGPKPETVGDFWRMVWEQKSATIVMLTNTRERKEEKCYQYWPEQGCWIYGCVRVAMEDVTVLVDYTIRKFCVQHHAADGCRPPRLVTQLHFTSWPDFGVPLSPIGMLKFLKKVKTVNPVHAGPIIVHCSAGVGRTGTFIVIDAMMDMMHADARVDVFGFVSRIRKQRCQLIQTDMQYSFIYQALLEHYLYGDTELDIASLEGHLHKLHNTHTQMDRVGLEEEFRKLTNVRIMKENMRTGNLPANMRKNRVLQIIPYDFNRVILSMKRGQEFTDYINASFIDGYRQKDYFIATQAPLAHTVQDFWRMVWEWKCHSIVMLTELKEREQEKCVRYWPAEGSVSFGEYVLELKRDTLCETFSIRDMLLSYASEKQTRLVRQFHFHGWPEIGIPSDGKGMIDIIAAVQKQQQQSGNNPIVVHCSAGAGRTGTFIALSNILERVKAEGLLDVFQTVKSLRTQRPHMVQTVEQYDFCYKVVQDFVDIYSDYANFK; encoded by the exons AGTCCCCAGCGCCTCAGGGCTCACATGTCTTAGCCTCAGGCCTCGTCACCTCTCTCCTGCTCATCATCTTTCTTCTCCTCATCGCCTACATTCTAAG GTTTAGAGAGCAAAGGAAGGATCTTGTCGCCTCGGTTGACAAAAAGCTGCCAAATGGCTTTTTGGAAGATCAAG AACAAACGGTGGTGCTCCTCCCCAGATCACCCTCTCCATCAAAGCGTTATTTCCCTATCCCTCTGGACTCCCTGGAGGAAGAGTTTCGCCTACGCATGGCAGATGATGGCAAACTGTTCAGAGAGGAATTTAAT TCTTTGCCTTGCGGTTTTGGCTGTGGTACCTTTGAAGAGGCGAGCAGAGAGGAGAACAGAGAAAAGAACAGATATCCCAATATTCTGCCCT ATGACCACTCAAGAGTGCTGCTTTCACACATAGATGGATATATGGGCTCTGATTACATAAATGCCTCTTATATAGAT GGCTACAGagaaaaaaacaaatttattGCAGCTCAAG GCCCAAAACCAGAGACAGTTGGAGATTTCTGGAGGATGGTTTGGGAGCAGAAATCTGCCACTATAGTCATGTTGACCAACACACGAGAGAGAAAAGAG GAAAAGTGCTATCAGTATTGGCCTGAGCAGGGCTGCTGGATCTACGGCTGTGTGAGGGTGGCAATGGAAGACGTCACAGTGTTGGTGGACTACACAATCAGGAAGTTCTGTGTGCAGCAC CATGCTGCTGATGGCTGCAGACCTCCAAGGTTGGTCACTCAGCTGCATTTCACCAGCTGGCCTGATTTTGGCGTACCCCTTTCACCTATTGGTATGCTTAAGTTCCTCAAGAAAGTCAAGACTGTCAACCCTGTCCATGCTGGACCAATCATAGTGCACTGTAG TGCTGGGGTTGGCAGGACTGGGACGTTCATTGTGATTGACGCGATGATGGATATGATGCACGCTGACGCGAGGGTGGACGTGTTCGGCTTCGTGTCCAGAATAAGAAAGCAGCGTTGTCAGCTTATTCAAACAGAC ATgcagtattcatttatttaccagGCACTTTTGGAGCATTACCTGTATGGTGACACAGAGTTAGACATCGCTTCTTTGGAAGGCCACCTCCACAAACTCCAcaacacgcacacacaaatggACCGAGTGGGTCTGGAGGAAGAATTCAGA AAATTGACTAATGTTCGCATAATGAAGGAAAACATGAGAACTGGAAATCTGCCTGCCAACATGAGAAAGAACAGAGTACTGCAGATCATCCCAT ATGACTTCAACAGGGTAATATTATCAATGAAAAGAGGGCAAGAATTCACAGACTACATTAATGCATCTTTCATAGAT GGTTACAGGCAGAAGGATTACTTTATAGCAACTCAGGCACCTTTGGCTCACACTGTGCAGGACTTCTGGCGCATGGTATGGGAGTGGAAGTGCCACTCTATTGTCATGCTGACCGAGCTGAAAGAGAGGGAACAG GAAAAGTGTGTGCGTTACTGGCCAGCAGAGGGCAGCGTTTCATTTGGAGAGTATGTACTGGAGCTGAAGAGAGACACACTTTGTGAGACTTTCAGCATTCGAGACATGCTGCTGTCATATGCATCA GAAAAGCAGACCCGTCTAGTCAGACAGTTCCACTTCCATGGTTGGCCAGAGATTGGAATCCCATCAGACGGAAAAGGAATGATTGACATTATTGCTGCAGTGCAGAAACAACAGCAGCAATCTGGAAACAACCCCATAGTGGTGCATTGCAG TGCTGGTGCTGGTCGGACTGGAACCTTCATTGCCCTCAGCAACATCTTAGAGCGGGTCAAAGCTGAAGGGTTACTGGACGTATTCCAGACAGTGAAGAGTTTACGCACTCAAAGACCACATATGGTCCAAACTGTG GAACAATATGACTTCTGCTACAAAGTTGTGCAAGATTTTGTTGACATCTACTCTGACTATGCTAATTTCAAATGA
- the kctd3 gene encoding BTB/POZ domain-containing protein KCTD3, producing the protein MAGIGNSSTSGMGDIIQLNVGGTRFSTSRQTLTWIPDSFFSSLLSGRISTLRDETGAIFIDRDPTAFAPILNFLRTKELDLRGVNISILRHEAEFYGITPLVRRLLLCEELERSSCGSVLFHGYLPPPALPARSSAVGQSVAVAGPEERSVPSGAEGGYPRSCPQSSLPGPSGADGPQRLGSPVDPRKVLIVAGHHNWIVAAYAHFVICYRIKESSGWQQVFSSPYLDWAIERVALNAKVVGGPHGDKDKMVAASSESSIILWSIQDGGSGSEIGVFSLGVPVDSLFFIGSQLVATSHTGKVGVWNAVTQHWQVQDVVPITSCDTAGSFLLLGCNNGSIYYIDMQKFPLRMKDNDLLVTELYHDPSNDAITALSVYLTPKTSVSGNWIEIAYGTSSGAVRVIVQHPETVGSGPQLFQTFTVHRSPVTKIMLSEKHLVSVCADNNHVRTWTVTRFRGMISTQPGSTPLASFKIISLEETESHSSYSSGNDIGPFGERDDQQVFIQKVIPITNKLFVRLSSTGKRICEVQAVDGTTITCFTVRECEGSSRMGSRPRRFLFTGHANGSIQMWDLSTAMDTVNKNDDKAKRELEVGGPTEEELLKLLDQCDLSTSRCATPNISPAPSVLQHSRLRESCSSLQLQAQEPIPETATYGALRPYRESPLLARARRTESFHSYRDFHSLNLTKALLENHGQCGSTEDEMRQSVGEINTEDPDKRNSTLDLWGSRSSETQSAATRKPPDSPGDQRRRAHLMEEGAADSRPDGGRRRGAFEANFLSRKKAPPVPQLSPPPAGADGGGSDSSSTASPSPTKVSTSPRHRKPPDTACE; encoded by the exons ATGGCTGGAATTGGGAACAGTTCAACATCTGGAATGGGTGACATCATCCAGCTGAATGTCGGAGGAACGAG GTTTAGCACATCAAGGCAGACTCTGACATGGATTCCTGACTCTTTCTTCTCAAG TTTACTTAGTGGAAGAATATCAACACTACGGGATGAAACTGGAGCT aTCTTTATTGACAGAGACCCAACAGCATTTGCACCCATTTTGAACTTTCTTCGAACTAAAGAATTGGACTTAAG GGGGGTTAACATAAGTATCCTGCGACATGAAGCTGAGTTCTATGGCATTACACCCTTAG TCCGACGCTTACTGCTTTGTGAAGAACTGGAGCGATCGTCATGTGGAAGCGTGTTGTTTCATGGCTACCTCCCTCCACCAG CTCTCCCAGCGCGGAGCAGTGCCGTTGGACAGTCTGTAGCTGTTGCAGGTCCAGAGGAGCGCTCAGTCCCCAGTGGCGCAGAGGGGGGTTACCCTCGTTCCTGCCCTCAGTCTTCTCTCCCTGGACCCTCTGGGGCAGATGGACCTCAAAGACTGG GATCACCAGTGGACCCTAGGAAGGTGCTGATTGTCGCTGGCCATCATAACTGGATTGTAGCTGCTTATGCACATTTTGTAATTTGCTACAG GATAAAGGAATCATCAGGCTGGCAGCAGGTATTTTCCAGCCCCTACCTGGACTGGGCCATAGAGCGGGTGGCCCTTAACGCAAAAGTCGTAGGCGGCCCACATGGAGATAAAGACAAGATGGTGGCAGCGTCATCAGAGAGTAGCATTATATTGTGGAGTATCCAGGATGGAGGGAGCGGAAGTGAAATAG GTGTGTTCAGTCTTGGAGTACCTGTTGACTCTCTGTTTTTCATTGGGAGTCAGTTGGTCGCCACCAGTCACACGGGGAAAGTAGGAGTGTGGAACGCTGTCACCCAGCACTGGCAG GTGCAGGATGTGGTGCCCATCACAAGCTGCGACACTGCTGGCTCCTTCCTCTTGCTGGGCTGTAACAACGGCTCAATTTACTATATTG ACATGCAGAAGTTTCCATTGAGAATGAAGGACAATGACTTGTTGGTGACAGAGCTGTACCACGACCCATCGAACGATGCCATCACGGCCCTCAGTGTCTACCTGACTCCTAAAACCA GTGTGAGTGGGAACTGGATTGAGATCGCTTATGGAACCAGCTCAGGGGCCGTACGTGTCATTGTGCAGCATCCAGAGACTGTTGGATCTGGTCCACAGCTCTTCCAGACCTTCACTGTCCACCGCAGCCCTGTCACTAAGATCATGCTCTCTGAAAAGCACTTAGTTTCAG TTTGTGCTGACAACAATCACGTACGCACATGGACGGTGACACGCTTCAGAGGCATGATCTCCACTCAGCCGGGATCTACTCCACTGGCTTCTTTTAAGATCATCTCATTGGAGGAGACAGAGAGCCATAGCAGCTATTCCTCTGGCAATGATATCG GTCCATTTGGAGAGAGAGACGACCAGCAGGTGTTCATTCAGAAAGTCATTCCAATTACCAACAAACTATTTGTTCGCCTCTCCTCCACAGGAAAAAG AATCTGTGAGGTGCAGGCTGTAGATGGCACCACCATCACGTGTTTTACAGTGCGAGAGTGTGAGGGCTCTAGCCGCATGGGCTCCAGACCCCGTCGTTTCCTCTTTACTGGCCATGCAAATGGAAGCATTCAGATGTGGGACCTCAGTACCGCCATGGACACGGTCAACAAGAATGACGACAAGGCCAAGCGGGAGCTAG AGGTGGGAGGTCCAACTGAGGAGGAGCTTCTGAAGCTGCTTGACCAATGTGATTTGAGCACATCTCGCTGTGCCACGCCCAACATCAGCCCCGCCCCCTCTGTGCTGCAGCACAGCCGGCTGCGAGAGTCCTGCTCCAG TCTCCAGCTGCAGGCTCAGGAGCCCATCCCTGAGACAGCCACCTATGGAGCCTTGCGGCCATATCGAGAAAGCCCTTTGCTGGCCCGCGCTCGACGCACAGAGAGCTTCCACAGCTACAGAGACTTCCACAGCTTAAACCTGACCAAGGCCCTGCTGGAGAACCACGGACAGTGTGGATCCACAGAGGACGAGATGCGGCAATCAGTGGGAGAAATCAACACTGAGGACCCCGACAAAAGAAACTCTACCCTGGATCTTTGGGGGTCCAGATCATCCGAAACCCAGTCTGCAGCCACACGCAAACCCCCAGACAGCCCTGGAGACCAGCGGCGAAGGGCCCATTTGATGGAGGAAGGGGCTGCAGACTCCAGACCGGATGGGGGCAGAAGGAGAGGAGCATTTGAAGCTAATTTTCTAAGCAGGAAAAAGGCCCCTCCGGTTCCACAGCTGAGCCCTCCACCAGCAGGAGCTGATGGAGGAGGTAGTGACTCGTCCAGCACCGCCTCACCCTCGCCAACTAAAGTTTCCACATCCCCACGTCATCGCAAGCCTCCTGACACTGCATGTGAGTGA